The Prosthecobacter vanneervenii genome has a segment encoding these proteins:
- a CDS encoding YceD family protein, translated as MHHPFSIDLRSLPSDGKDISGQEKASFFALDPKDSIQAVSPLKYELHLERDGSDLLITGQVEATFSLECGACLERFEHRVELPHYASELEIAKDSTINLTDTIREDILLTLPSYPRCDAGNVHPRQCPAEGRFQQVPETAPDEPQNAGPGVWEALNKLN; from the coding sequence ATGCACCATCCTTTTTCCATCGATCTGCGCAGCCTGCCCTCAGACGGCAAGGACATCTCCGGCCAGGAGAAAGCGTCTTTCTTTGCCCTGGACCCCAAGGACAGCATTCAGGCGGTTTCCCCGCTGAAGTATGAGCTGCACCTGGAGCGGGACGGGAGCGACCTGCTGATCACAGGACAGGTGGAGGCTACCTTCAGCCTGGAATGCGGGGCCTGCCTGGAGCGGTTTGAGCACCGGGTGGAGCTGCCGCACTACGCGTCGGAGCTGGAGATTGCAAAGGACTCCACGATCAACTTGACGGATACGATTCGTGAAGATATCCTGCTAACCCTTCCGAGCTACCCACGCTGCGATGCTGGCAATGTCCATCCTCGTCAGTGTCCCGCCGAAGGCAGGTTTCAGCAAGTGCCCGAAACAGCACCCGATGAACCTCAGAACGCGGGTCCGGGTGTGTGGGAAGCATTGAACAAGCTTAACTAG
- the rpmF gene encoding 50S ribosomal protein L32 yields the protein MANPKRRQSKSRQRMRQGANRWKAPTLKSCPECGTSVPGHVACPSCGYYRGRQVISKVAGES from the coding sequence ATGGCCAATCCCAAGCGCAGACAATCCAAGAGCCGCCAACGCATGCGTCAAGGCGCAAACCGCTGGAAGGCGCCCACCCTCAAGAGCTGCCCTGAGTGCGGCACCTCCGTGCCGGGACACGTGGCCTGCCCCTCCTGCGGCTACTACCGCGGCCGTCAGGTGATCAGCAAGGTGGCTGGCGAAAGCTAA
- a CDS encoding TIM barrel protein codes for MNRRHFLTTALAATAASRAGAVSIDKAAADPAYVIKNHGIKHTVMGWCFKPMDTVVLAKHCKDIGLVGMEGIDKKYYPDVKALGLDISLVSGHGFGNGPCNPKFRDEVIAKLTEGIDLAADVGCKKVITFTGMKFDGMDREKAIKDCLDTWKVVLPHAEKKGITLVLEHLNSRDSSHPMKGHPGYFGDDVDFCVDLIKQIGSPNFKLLFDIYHVSIMNGDVIRRLRIHKDYIGHIHTAGNPGRCELDEHQEINYPAVMQALLEIGYHDFVAHEFIPTWSDPILALRHAAMVCDV; via the coding sequence ATGAACCGCCGCCACTTTCTCACCACAGCACTTGCCGCCACCGCCGCCTCACGTGCGGGTGCCGTTTCCATCGACAAAGCTGCGGCAGACCCCGCCTACGTCATCAAAAACCACGGCATCAAGCACACCGTCATGGGCTGGTGCTTCAAGCCCATGGACACCGTCGTCCTGGCCAAGCACTGCAAGGACATCGGCCTCGTCGGCATGGAAGGCATCGACAAGAAATACTACCCAGACGTGAAGGCTCTCGGGCTGGACATCTCCCTCGTCTCAGGCCACGGCTTCGGCAACGGCCCCTGCAATCCCAAGTTCCGCGATGAAGTCATCGCCAAGCTCACCGAAGGCATCGACCTGGCCGCTGACGTCGGCTGCAAAAAAGTCATCACCTTCACCGGCATGAAGTTCGACGGCATGGACCGCGAAAAAGCCATCAAGGACTGCCTCGACACCTGGAAGGTCGTCCTCCCGCATGCGGAAAAGAAAGGCATCACCCTCGTGCTGGAGCATCTCAACTCCCGCGACAGCTCCCACCCCATGAAGGGCCACCCCGGCTACTTTGGCGATGATGTGGATTTTTGCGTCGATCTCATCAAGCAGATTGGCAGCCCCAACTTCAAGCTGCTCTTCGACATCTACCACGTCAGCATCATGAACGGAGACGTCATCCGCCGCCTCCGCATTCACAAGGACTACATCGGCCACATCCACACTGCAGGAAATCCCGGCCGCTGTGAGCTCGACGAGCACCAGGAGATCAATTACCCCGCCGTCATGCAGGCCCTGCTGGAGATCGGCTACCACGACTTCGTGGCCCACGAGTTCATTCCCACCTGGAGCGATCCCATCCTCGCCCTCCGCCACGCGGCGATGGTGTGTGATGTGTAG
- the mnmE gene encoding tRNA uridine-5-carboxymethylaminomethyl(34) synthesis GTPase MnmE: MLQDTIAAISTSLGEAAISVVRVSGPQALDMARRVLRLPAQVAPRQACLVSVLDATGGVLDHGLALYFKGPASYTGEDVIEFHGHGGVLVTQRVLERWLACGARAAEPGEFTQRAFLNGKMDLTQAEAVMDVIHAQSTLALRAANEQLGGAIGRAATAMQQQIIPVLAHIEAFIDFPEEDISPETGADLLRRIDSVLASARQLIATSAQGRILRHGARTVISGAPNVGKSSLLNLLLGFERAIVSPTAGTTRDTIEEIIQVHGIPLRLVDTAGLREAGDDIERVGIQRTERELERADLVIEVVDASQPPPASQRLTLSPELARRRILILNKSDLGLHPDWSSERAAIPLSCLDGTGVEALRDAIRAVIATAGPLAADHPIAINARHQAAFERCAERLLAAKAALEHQEAPEFIALEIREAMQALGDVIGQVDVERILDVIFSTFCIGK, translated from the coding sequence ATGCTTCAAGACACCATCGCCGCCATCTCCACCTCGCTCGGCGAGGCCGCCATCAGCGTGGTGCGTGTCTCCGGCCCTCAGGCGCTGGACATGGCCCGGCGTGTGCTGAGGCTCCCCGCTCAGGTCGCACCGCGCCAGGCCTGCCTCGTCTCTGTGCTGGATGCCACAGGCGGCGTGCTCGACCACGGGCTCGCGCTCTATTTCAAAGGACCGGCCAGCTACACCGGGGAGGACGTCATCGAATTCCACGGGCACGGCGGCGTGCTCGTGACTCAGCGCGTGCTGGAGCGCTGGCTGGCCTGCGGAGCCCGCGCGGCGGAGCCGGGGGAGTTCACCCAGCGCGCCTTCTTGAACGGCAAGATGGATCTCACCCAGGCAGAGGCCGTCATGGACGTCATCCACGCCCAGAGCACGCTGGCCCTGCGTGCTGCCAATGAGCAGCTCGGCGGTGCCATCGGCCGCGCCGCCACGGCAATGCAGCAGCAGATCATCCCCGTGCTGGCCCACATTGAAGCCTTCATTGATTTCCCGGAAGAAGACATCTCTCCCGAGACCGGTGCCGACCTGCTCCGCCGCATCGACTCCGTGCTGGCCAGCGCACGCCAGCTCATCGCCACCTCCGCGCAGGGCCGCATCCTGCGCCACGGCGCACGCACCGTCATCTCCGGCGCACCCAATGTTGGAAAAAGCAGCCTGCTCAATCTCCTTCTAGGCTTTGAGCGTGCCATCGTCAGCCCCACCGCTGGCACTACCCGGGACACCATCGAGGAAATCATCCAGGTCCACGGCATTCCCCTCCGCCTGGTGGACACCGCCGGCCTGCGCGAGGCCGGAGACGACATCGAGCGTGTGGGCATCCAGCGCACCGAACGCGAGCTGGAGCGTGCCGACCTCGTCATTGAGGTGGTGGACGCCAGCCAGCCTCCGCCCGCTAGCCAGAGGCTCACGCTCTCTCCCGAGCTGGCCCGCCGCCGCATCCTCATCCTGAACAAGAGCGATCTCGGCCTCCACCCCGACTGGAGCAGCGAGCGCGCCGCCATCCCGCTCTCCTGCCTCGATGGCACCGGCGTCGAAGCGCTTCGGGACGCCATTCGTGCCGTCATCGCCACCGCCGGACCGCTCGCAGCAGATCACCCCATCGCCATCAATGCGCGCCATCAGGCCGCCTTTGAGCGCTGCGCCGAGCGCCTGCTCGCCGCCAAGGCCGCGCTGGAGCACCAGGAAGCCCCCGAATTCATCGCCCTGGAGATTCGCGAAGCCATGCAGGCGCTGGGAGACGTCATCGGCCAGGTGGATGTGGAGCGCATCCTCGACGTCATCTTTTCCACCTTCTGCATAGGAAAGTAG
- a CDS encoding MraY family glycosyltransferase: MLEPAIQYTPMGPFVPRSVSMTEMLCYFAGALVVSALGVWWIIWRGGRIGLDEPDTRRKMHAKPIPRLGGAPIFLAVGLACLVAGYIGGLGWTRWLPVAICNALIFSVGFVDDLKPLGARVKLVGQIGTALILYSLGVSIDILSNPFGEGAVNLGWWSLPLTLLWLVSIPNIVNLIDGMDGLAGGFGLFLCLTLAFLGYYSGQPDVLVVSLAMAGALGGFLIFNLPPAKIFLGDGGAYFIGFFIASVSLFTSNKGSIIGALLVIIVALGVPILDTFFAIMRRAVRGVSIFNADAEHIHHRLILLGYTKGGALATMYAVCVVLSLVGMSILMTKGMALPIVGAFLFLLALGAAKYLGYVRSWSNFRAQFVRTMERRRQREFFRAYGRVLDFEVERCDDFQSFDTLFKHGLKRMGLSLHARADSVPELLSLSGGTKFTVHRTDDHTDLNEWHLRLDVLLPALERCREKWQLLPSGAEVITTPEAPLPPTALTA, encoded by the coding sequence ATGCTTGAGCCAGCCATCCAATACACTCCCATGGGACCGTTTGTGCCACGGAGTGTGTCTATGACGGAAATGCTCTGCTACTTTGCGGGGGCGCTGGTGGTTTCGGCACTGGGCGTGTGGTGGATCATCTGGCGCGGCGGACGGATCGGGCTGGATGAGCCGGACACACGGCGTAAGATGCATGCAAAGCCGATCCCACGGCTGGGCGGCGCGCCGATTTTCCTGGCGGTGGGTCTGGCATGCCTGGTGGCGGGCTACATCGGCGGGCTGGGCTGGACGCGCTGGCTGCCGGTGGCGATCTGCAATGCGCTGATTTTCAGCGTAGGGTTTGTGGATGACCTGAAGCCCCTGGGCGCCAGGGTGAAGCTGGTGGGGCAGATCGGGACGGCGCTGATCCTCTACTCGCTGGGGGTGTCCATCGACATCCTGAGCAATCCCTTTGGCGAAGGCGCTGTCAATCTGGGCTGGTGGAGCCTGCCGCTGACGCTGCTGTGGCTGGTGAGCATCCCGAACATTGTGAACCTGATCGACGGCATGGACGGGCTGGCGGGTGGTTTTGGCCTGTTCCTGTGCCTGACGCTGGCCTTTCTGGGGTACTACAGCGGGCAGCCGGATGTGCTGGTGGTGTCTCTGGCCATGGCGGGTGCGCTGGGAGGTTTCCTGATTTTCAATCTGCCTCCGGCCAAGATTTTCCTGGGAGACGGCGGGGCGTACTTCATCGGCTTTTTCATCGCTTCGGTGTCCCTCTTCACGTCGAACAAGGGGTCGATCATCGGCGCGCTGCTGGTGATCATTGTGGCGCTGGGAGTGCCGATCCTGGACACTTTCTTTGCCATCATGCGCCGGGCGGTGCGCGGGGTGTCCATCTTCAATGCGGATGCGGAGCACATCCACCACCGGCTGATCCTGCTGGGCTACACCAAAGGCGGTGCGCTGGCCACCATGTATGCGGTGTGCGTGGTGCTGAGCCTCGTGGGGATGAGCATCCTCATGACGAAGGGGATGGCGCTGCCGATCGTGGGCGCGTTTTTGTTTCTGCTGGCGCTGGGGGCGGCGAAGTACCTGGGATACGTGCGCAGCTGGTCAAACTTCCGTGCGCAGTTCGTGCGCACCATGGAGCGGCGGAGGCAGCGGGAGTTTTTCCGTGCGTATGGCCGGGTGCTGGATTTTGAAGTGGAACGCTGTGATGATTTTCAGAGCTTTGACACTTTGTTCAAACACGGGCTCAAGCGCATGGGACTGAGCCTGCATGCACGCGCGGACAGCGTGCCAGAGCTGCTGTCCCTGAGCGGGGGGACGAAATTCACGGTGCACCGCACCGACGACCATACCGACCTGAATGAATGGCATCTGCGCCTGGATGTGCTGCTGCCTGCGCTGGAACGCTGCCGTGAAAAATGGCAGCTCCTGCCTTCAGGTGCAGAGGTCATCACCACACCCGAAGCCCCTCTCCCCCCGACCGCACTCACGGCATGA
- a CDS encoding O-antigen ligase family protein produces MKEATDPPAEAVKRHPVLVGEDAPGPAGSPLLVADETMPEPVAANETDAEEDSASSSDRSYEVEGPAWKGYVFASVPILACLAGGGKEAWAKGLITLMAAVVMILFAPKRRLPSLALAGLLCALLAPLLVFLPQSWFPVDAWRATMVQDWGMQLSKTLTPQAGVALEAWFLFAACCLWLGWCLTRGFSEVQRRAMMLTLTFGGAGLCLMSIVDGMGWLPVPWWPRNVQEWGEPFGPFANRNHTSTLAAMTCVLCAASAYDAHKRKSLLWMPALLGMVPPTACLYVNSSRAGLVLVFLGLTTWLGTIAMRRGFFQKMAVSTSLVFIIAALLVMSGGNLSKRLSTRGLEDFTSDHGRGSVYAESLRMTLHSPWIGVGMGNFDAVFPQYAHLPATRFRYLHPESDMLWLLTEGGLLTLLPGALLVFWIAISTGPWFGKKKKRKSGMQDRRLRNAAAIVFGLGAVHGMGDVPNHGYAFALVMALLAGIAIRPRRLQEAAGPVERTAFRVCGVLLLPLGAAWMAVALGHPFLPGKSAAEALRNRAIKLADSGSPAGALPLMDQAIEKAPMDFRYYYERACLRLKLGQPKEKALEDFSRSRALEPLYAMLCYTEGVFWLGYDPQLAVVGWREFLNRAPDMGPGEFGYYRQMLGYSYHYPVLRGPLWSLATKSDLKFEFLRTVQDKAEFQSCLQSLLNEHAPGEKGAQQGLKLLNPVQRENLFTLWYQLGDQKALISALESNAAWRDDGWRILAEHYARNAEFQRACQTTLPYLTPVPRASSNANMDIPSLERALVYDPTDIRRATDLFQAQKAHGDTDGAIRTLKRVVPQPNAPLYLRQELGALYVTKQDYRRAWENLREAMQKR; encoded by the coding sequence ATGAAAGAAGCAACCGACCCGCCAGCAGAAGCAGTGAAACGGCATCCTGTGCTCGTGGGAGAGGATGCACCAGGGCCCGCTGGCAGCCCCCTGCTGGTGGCGGACGAGACCATGCCCGAGCCTGTCGCGGCCAACGAAACGGACGCCGAGGAAGATTCCGCCAGCAGCTCCGACCGCAGCTACGAGGTGGAGGGCCCGGCGTGGAAGGGGTATGTGTTTGCGTCAGTGCCCATCCTGGCCTGTCTGGCCGGTGGGGGCAAGGAAGCGTGGGCCAAGGGCCTGATCACGCTCATGGCGGCCGTGGTGATGATCCTCTTCGCGCCAAAGCGCCGCCTCCCCAGCCTGGCACTGGCCGGGCTGCTGTGCGCGCTGCTGGCTCCGCTGCTGGTTTTCCTGCCGCAGTCGTGGTTTCCCGTGGATGCCTGGAGGGCCACAATGGTGCAGGACTGGGGTATGCAGCTCTCCAAAACACTGACCCCGCAGGCCGGTGTGGCGCTGGAGGCGTGGTTCCTATTTGCCGCCTGCTGCCTGTGGCTGGGCTGGTGCCTGACGCGTGGCTTTTCCGAGGTACAGCGCCGAGCGATGATGCTGACGCTGACCTTTGGCGGCGCAGGGCTGTGCCTGATGTCCATCGTGGATGGCATGGGCTGGCTGCCGGTGCCGTGGTGGCCGCGGAATGTGCAGGAGTGGGGGGAGCCTTTCGGGCCCTTTGCCAACCGCAACCACACCAGCACGCTGGCGGCGATGACCTGCGTGCTGTGCGCGGCTTCCGCCTATGACGCGCACAAACGCAAATCCCTGCTGTGGATGCCTGCGCTGCTGGGGATGGTGCCGCCGACGGCCTGCCTCTATGTGAACAGCTCCCGGGCAGGTCTGGTCCTGGTGTTTCTGGGCTTGACGACGTGGTTGGGCACGATCGCCATGCGGCGGGGCTTCTTCCAAAAGATGGCGGTGTCCACCTCGCTGGTTTTCATTATCGCGGCTCTTCTGGTCATGTCAGGGGGGAATCTGTCCAAACGCCTTTCCACGCGGGGGCTGGAGGATTTCACGTCGGATCATGGCCGGGGCTCGGTGTATGCGGAGTCTCTAAGGATGACGCTGCATTCCCCCTGGATCGGAGTGGGGATGGGGAATTTTGACGCTGTATTTCCGCAGTATGCCCACCTGCCGGCGACACGGTTCCGATATTTGCACCCGGAGAGCGACATGCTCTGGCTGCTGACGGAAGGTGGCCTGCTGACTCTGCTGCCCGGGGCGCTGCTGGTGTTCTGGATCGCGATTTCGACCGGCCCGTGGTTTGGCAAAAAGAAGAAGCGCAAGTCCGGCATGCAGGACCGCAGGCTGAGGAATGCGGCGGCCATTGTCTTTGGACTGGGCGCGGTGCACGGGATGGGCGATGTGCCCAATCACGGCTACGCTTTTGCCCTCGTCATGGCGCTGCTGGCTGGGATAGCCATCCGCCCGCGCCGGCTGCAGGAAGCCGCAGGCCCGGTGGAGCGCACGGCCTTCCGCGTGTGTGGCGTGCTGCTGCTGCCGCTGGGAGCAGCATGGATGGCTGTGGCCCTGGGGCACCCTTTCCTGCCAGGAAAAAGCGCTGCAGAAGCCCTGCGCAACCGTGCGATCAAGCTGGCTGATTCCGGCTCTCCGGCCGGAGCGCTGCCGCTGATGGACCAGGCGATCGAAAAGGCCCCGATGGATTTTCGCTACTACTACGAGCGCGCCTGCCTGCGCCTGAAGCTGGGCCAGCCGAAGGAGAAGGCGCTGGAAGACTTCTCCCGCTCCCGCGCCCTGGAGCCCCTCTATGCCATGCTGTGCTATACCGAGGGGGTGTTCTGGCTGGGCTATGATCCGCAGCTGGCGGTGGTGGGCTGGCGGGAGTTTTTAAACCGTGCACCGGACATGGGGCCGGGAGAGTTTGGCTACTACCGGCAGATGCTGGGCTACTCCTACCACTATCCGGTGCTGCGCGGGCCGCTGTGGTCCCTGGCCACCAAGTCGGACCTGAAATTTGAATTTCTGCGCACGGTGCAGGACAAGGCGGAATTCCAATCCTGCCTGCAGAGCCTGCTCAATGAACATGCCCCCGGCGAGAAAGGCGCACAGCAAGGCCTGAAGCTGCTCAACCCGGTGCAGCGTGAAAATCTTTTCACCCTCTGGTATCAGCTAGGGGACCAGAAGGCGCTGATCTCCGCGCTGGAAAGCAACGCGGCGTGGAGAGATGACGGCTGGCGCATCCTGGCAGAGCATTATGCCAGGAATGCAGAGTTTCAGCGCGCCTGCCAGACCACCCTGCCCTACCTGACCCCGGTGCCGCGAGCCAGCTCCAACGCGAACATGGACATCCCAAGCCTGGAGCGTGCGCTGGTCTATGACCCGACAGACATCCGGCGCGCGACCGACCTCTTTCAGGCTCAAAAGGCCCACGGAGACACGGACGGAGCCATCCGCACACTGAAGCGAGTGGTGCCCCAACCCAATGCCCCGCTCTACTTGCGCCAGGAGCTCGGGGCCCTGTATGTGACCAAGCAGGACTACCGCCGCGCCTGGGAAAACCTGCGCGAGGCCATGCAGAAACGCTAG